A genomic window from Tolypothrix sp. PCC 7910 includes:
- a CDS encoding DUF4231 domain-containing protein: MTSSDITNFDQKNQSDISYKLESFFSASGREKLLTLKLIEYLLLAVVFGCGMIIFFGQNNQNLAIGGSVGLIIASFLFLINRQAVQEYSNNTNQSDIIKKAELYNYLSANNSSGERNSVTPARAKALQYCQTLIDDYKRTRTLARNLYYILQIATVILSGVTPILVLVDKLETGQAWLKWLPVICPAIASIVASIVTSFPFQKNWIAANTAVELLEAEQEKFILGITQPYRCYDASDFSQQQLQASQAIEYFIVQVNNIHLQQLQQSNESQPEKTEATASKE; this comes from the coding sequence ATGACAAGTTCTGATATAACTAATTTTGACCAGAAAAATCAGAGCGATATTTCCTATAAGTTAGAAAGTTTTTTCTCGGCATCAGGACGGGAAAAGTTGTTAACTTTAAAGCTGATAGAATACTTATTACTTGCCGTAGTTTTTGGCTGTGGAATGATTATTTTCTTTGGTCAAAATAATCAAAACCTGGCCATTGGTGGGTCAGTTGGGCTCATTATTGCAAGTTTTCTATTTCTAATTAATAGACAGGCTGTTCAAGAATATAGTAATAATACTAATCAATCTGACATCATCAAGAAAGCCGAACTCTATAATTATTTATCAGCTAATAATAGCTCAGGTGAGAGAAACTCTGTAACTCCAGCTAGAGCCAAAGCTTTACAGTATTGCCAAACATTGATTGATGATTATAAAAGAACTCGCACGCTGGCGAGAAACCTTTACTATATTTTGCAAATTGCAACGGTTATTTTATCTGGTGTGACTCCAATTTTAGTACTTGTAGATAAATTAGAAACTGGACAAGCATGGCTAAAATGGCTACCTGTAATCTGTCCAGCTATTGCTTCTATAGTTGCTAGTATTGTGACTTCTTTTCCTTTTCAGAAAAATTGGATTGCTGCTAATACAGCAGTTGAATTGCTAGAAGCTGAACAAGAAAAATTCATTTTGGGCATAACTCAGCCTTATCGCTGTTATGATGCATCTGATTTTAGTCAACAGCAATTGCAAGCCAGCCAAGCTATAGAATACTTTATTGTGCAGGTGAATAATATTCATCTTCAGCAGTTACAACAATCGAATGAGTCTCAACCAGAGAAGACAGAAGCAACTGCATCTAAAGAGTAA